One window of the Manihot esculenta cultivar AM560-2 chromosome 14, M.esculenta_v8, whole genome shotgun sequence genome contains the following:
- the LOC110630810 gene encoding DDT domain-containing protein PTM isoform X1: MEFVGKIVEKEFEGYGVFSGFIQSYDASSGFFEIVYEDGDSEELDFSEVAALLDCKEANPADHKQRLGRRPKKRRRVEPRKREDRGGEEELGNAISHTRANAENLGIESGGLVEANGKFHMDGNVVVTDGFIGNLREVDRGNRHLGNVTVDLNEALEKGSGVVETLRERGSDDGSTIGNCSIKEALDLNAGFNLNLNEAFDMNEEDDLNTHILRNLKKRECIDLNLDVNSDVDENMWEVDMGVTHTERQKKECGFDLNFGMDKEVKVDLDGDFGGEAKERTYCNIVKLGTGEMDDASGALDRIRKQGATVNGTLQEVHVQNDSYVGLAISGEDSRAGDSAEVHDAKNTEEDSAEVVDGNRCYMISANKEGSCGRRRRGRRRSIANSLNSAPEATVFTDAAVIYGNEGEIGSAYKESNVSQRRAKLVDTSSSALETSFGYAEVSKKDCIVVSDGKQDDIGSASKEVTGNCRKRRKFSDHVNATPQMTVLRRSTRRGSAKTNISTTTALSEVHDLSVSPAVSALTEERPAKSFCEWPEEPAVLPPKVQLPPSSQNLDLDGISIINILSVYACLRSFSILLFLSPFELEEFVAAMKCNSPSLLFDCIHVSLLQTLRLHLEYLSNEGSKSASICLRSINWGLLDLNTWPVFMVEYFLIHGSDLKPCFNFCHLNLLKNDYYKQPVSVKIEILKQLCDDIIEVEAIRSELDRRSLGAESDMDFDRNKGAGVFKKRRARTGMDISAGSCLTEEVVDDTTDWNSDECCLCKMDGSLICCDGCPAAFHSKCVGVANEYLPEGDWFCPECAIDRCTPWISPRKSLRGAEPLGVDCYGRLFFSCCGYLLVSDSCETESLFTYYHRDDINAVIEVLRSSQMAYSSILEAIHKHWDIPVSLYGASRNLDLCLDMCMPQASLAYPERCTIKGDIDNESKPEEKSVTGCSGHINFEVSKPLSLTSVSSEGSAEIAQASLQNQDFQKEGPDCSNRTADFLNESDIQGKFPPSEDNSLTSSSLDLRGKNVIASAADGHLSSALDQTNGNTSQVQLGTGYTNYYSFGHIASSIAEEFMHKSSDKSIEDSIKTDEEIISAQMKIISKRTAKFCWSNIPRLNVGVQKEKCGWCFTCRVSSDGLGCLFNLCLDPVQRGPVDGVVGLPSKRIEKAHLTDIISHILLIEDRLQGLLLGPWLNPHYSRVWRESVLKASDILSVKHLLLILESNLQRLALSAEWLKHVDSAPAMGSASHIVTASLRASLKNGIGRKRVRNSDSNPSSKSASGLGMLWWRGGRISRRLFSWKVLPRPLVSKAARQAGCVKIPGILYPENSDFAKRSKYVSWRAAVESSTTVEQLALQVRELDSNIRWHDIGNKNPSSIVDKEFKKSFRLFKKVIVRRKCIEGEAAKYLLDFGKRKIIPEIVLKHGSVVEESSSRRRKYWLNESYVPLYLLKSFEEKRIARRSSKISSGKPSDVGVVVKKPSKERGFSYLFAKAERSEYHQCAHCNKDVPIREAVCCQYCKGFFHKRHVRKTAGSVTAECMYTCHRCLGAKYVKLDSKVGKSDGKRGRNKKKNMSAQHQRSKKASVGCRSVRVKSSKKEVKGPWSLRSQKKKKVAVVVPLRRSPRKAKCNSLQNKKVGGIKKDKQVKSKKATYKKPTKVTSWRKKRTQTYRSYWINGLLLSRKPDDERVANFKSKSFVASAKSDILDQPKCHLCCEGGYTSTLNYISCERCGEWFHADAFGLDVEKSDKLIGFRCHVCRKSTPPVCPQVSTKRRRDIRNELSGEATNAVSQCEGLQNDTRNELSEGATHNGLHSSEVDQNVVQNEHSEEATNIRHPSEINSLQDLLANEDNQVSFPVDEPFHRKEQYSDHSFAPGSRFEVSNGQLPDYVKENTGETQISNKKLNSELISCNGNHTPKENTIEPEQDAIVTSFDKLQTSSCNDDVDVIQTELAPSGCEPPS; encoded by the exons ATGGAGTTCGTCGGCAAAATTGTTGAGAAGGAGTTTGAGGGCTACGGTGTCTTCTCAGGCTTCATCCAATCGTACGACGCGTCGTCCGGCTTCTTCGAGATCGTCTACGAGGACGGCGATTCTGaggagctcgatttctctgAGGTCGCTGCTCTGTTGGACTGCAAAGAAGCTAACCCCGCTGACCACAAGCAACGGCTTGGCCGCAGGCCCAAGAAGCGCCGTCGAGTCGAGCCAAGGAAGCGTGAAGACCGAGGAGGTGAAGAAGAGTTAGGTAATGCTATTTCTCATACTCGGGCAAATGCAGAAAACCTAGGGATAGAAAGTGGTGGTCTCGTTGAGGCTAATGGGAAATTCCATATGGATGGGAATGTTGTTGTGACTGATGGGTTTATTGGGAACTTGAGAGAAGTTGATCGTGGTAACCGGCATTTGGGAAATGTGACCGTTGATTTGAATGAAGCTCTGGAGAAAGGGAGTGGTGTtgtggagactttgagagaaaGGGGGTCTGATGATGGGAGTACGATTGGAAATTGTAGCATCAAGGAGGCCCTTGATTTGAATGCTGGgtttaacttaaatttaaatgaagCGTTTGATATGAATGAAGAGGATGATTTAAATACCCACATTTTGAGAAATCTGAAGAAGAGAGAGTGTATAGACTTGAATTTGGATGTGAACAGTGATGTGGATGAGAATATGTGGGAGGTTGATATGGGGGTTACTCACACAGAGAGACAGAAGAAGGAATGTGgatttgatttgaattttggaaTGGACAAGGAAGTTAAGGTTGACTTGGATGGCGATTTTGGAGGGGAAGCCAAGGAAAGGACATATTGCAATATCGTTAAATTAGGGACTGGAGAGATGGATGATGCCAGTGGAGCTTTGGATAGAATCCGTAAGCAAGGTGCTACTGTAAATGGGACTTTGCAGGAAGTTCATGTCCAGAATGATTCATATGTAGGGTTGGCTATTTCTGGTGAAGATTCCAGGGCTGGTGATTCTGCTGAAGTGCATGATGCTAAAAATACAGAAGAGGACTCTGCTGAGGTGGTTGATGGGAACCGATGTTATATGATAAGTGCTAATAAAGAAGGGAGTTgtgggaggaggaggagggggaGGAGGAGAAGCATTGCAAATAGTTTGAATTCTGCACCAGAAGCAACAGTATTTACAGATGCGGCTGTAATTTATGGGAACGAAGGTGAGATAGGAAGTGCATATAAAGAAAGTAATGTTAGTCAGAGGAGGGCAAAGCTGGTTGATACCTCAAGTTCTGCACTAGAAACATCATTTGGATATGCTGAGGTTTCCAAGAAAGATTGTATTGTGGTAAGTGATGGGAAGCAAGATGACATTGGAAGTGCGTCTAAAGAAGTGACAGGTAATTGTAGAAAGAGAAGAAAGTTTTCAGATCATGTGAATGCCACACCACAAATGACAGTGCTGAGAAGGAGTACTCGTCGAGGTTCAGCTAAAACCAATATTTCAACCACAACAGCATTAAGTGAAGTCCACGATTTATCTGTGTCTCCAGCAGTTAGTGCATTAACTGAGGAGAGACCTGCGAAATCTTTTTGTGAATGGCCTGAAGAGCCTGCGGTTCTTCCTCCAAAGGTGCAACTGCCACCTTCTTCACAGAATTTGGATTTGGATGGAATTTCAATAATCAATATTTTATCCGTTTATGCCTGTCTAAGATCGTTTAGTATATTATTGTTCTTAAGTCCCTTCGAGTTGGAGGAATTTGTGGCAGCTATGAAGTGCAACTCTCCTAGCTTATTGTTTGATTGCATTCATGTTTCCCTTTTGCAAACTCTAAGATTGCATTTGGAGTACCTCTCAAATGAAGGTTCCAAATCCGCTTCTATTTGCTTGAG GAGTATTAACTGGGGTTTGTTGGACTTGAACACTTGGCCTGTTTTTATGGTTGAGTACTTCCTAATCCATGGTTCAGATTTGAAACCTTGCTTCAATTTTTGTCACTTGAATCTCTTAAAAAATGACTACTACAAACAGCCCGTTTCTGTGAAAATTGAGATACTGAAACAGCTATGTGATGATATAATTGAGGTGGAAGCCATTAGGTCAGAGCTTGATAGAAGATCTTTGGGCGCTGAGTCTGATATGGACTTTGATCGAAATAAGGGTGCTGGGGTTTTCAAGAAAAGAAGGGCCAGGACTGGGATGGACATCTCAGCTGGCTCTTGCTTAACTGAGGAGGTTGTTGATGACACCACTGACTGGAATAGTGATGAATGCTGTCTTTGTAAGATGGATGGGAGCTTGATATGCTGTGATGGTTGCCCTGCTGCCTTTCATTCAAAGTGTGTAGGTGTTGCCAATGAGTATTTGCCAGAGGGTGACTGGTTCTGCCCTGAGTGTGCCATAGACAGGTGTACGCCTTGGATAAGCCCTCGAAAGTCACTTCGAGGGGCAGAGCCATTGGGGGTTGATTGTTATGGTCGGTTATTTTTTAGCTGCTGTGGTTATTTATTGGT GTCAGATTCATGTGAAACTGAATCCTTATttacttattaccatagagatgATATTAATGCTGTTATTGAAGTGCTGAGGTCTTCACAGATGGCTTATAGCAGCATATTAGAGGCAATCCACAAGCATTGGGATATCCCTGTCAGTTTATATGGAGCTAGTAGGAACCTGGATTTATGCTTGGATATGTGCATGCCTCAAGCTTCATTGGCATATCCGGAAAGATGTACAATTAAAGGTGATATTGATAATGAAAGTAAACCAGAAGAAAAGTCTGTCACGGGATGTTCTGGTCATATTAATTTTGAGGTTTCAAAGCCGTTGAGTCTAACATCTGTGAGTTCTGAAGGATCAGCTGAAATAGCTCAAGCAAGTTTACAGAATCAAGATTTTCAAAAAGAAGGGCCTGATTGTTCTAATAGAACTGCTGATTTCTTAAATGAATCTGATATACAAGGGAAGTTCCCACCCTCGGAAGACAATTCATTGACATCATCCAGTTTGGATTTAAGAGGCAAGAATGTAATAGCATCTGCAGCTGATGGTCACCTTTCATCAGCTTTAGATCAGACAAATGGGAACACATCACAAGTGCAGCTGGGAACTGGCTACACAAACTATTACAGTTTTGGTCATATAGCTTCATCAATTGCAGAAGAGTTTATGCACAAGTCATCAGACAAAAGCATTGAAGACTCTATAAAAACAGATGAGGAAATCATTTCAGCGCAGATGAAGATTATTTCAAAGAGAACTGCCAAGTTTTGTTGGTCAAATATTCCAAGATTGAATGTTGGTGTGCAGAAGGAAAAATGTGGGTGGTGTTTCACTTGTAGGGTTTCTTCTGATGGCTTAGGTTGCTTGTTTAATCTGTGTTTGGATCCAGTTCAGAGAGGGCCTGTGGATGGCGTTGTTGGCCTCCCATCAAAAAGAATTGAGAAAGCCCATCTTACAGATATAATAAGTCATATTCTCTTGATTGAAGACAGGTTGCAAGGCCTTCTGTTAGGTCCATGGCTGAATCCACATTATAGCAGGGTCTGGCGTGAAAGTGTTCTCAAGGCATCAGATATTTTGTCTGTGAAACACTTATTGCTCATA TTGGAGTCAAATCTGCAGCGTCTTGCACTTTCAGCGGAGTGGTTGAAACATGTGGATTCTGCCCCCGCTATGGGTTCAGCTTCTCATATTGTCACAGCTTCGCTGCGCGCTTCTTTGAAGAATGGAATTGGTAGGAAGAGGGTTAGGAACTCAGATTCTAATCCTTCTTCAAAATCTGCCAGTGGATTGGGTATGTTATGGTGGAGGGGTGGTAGGATTTCTCGCCGTTTATTTAGTTGGAAGGTTTTACCTCGCCCCTTGGTATCCAAAGCTGCCAGACAAG CTGGATGTGTGAAGATACCAGGCATTTTATATCCTGAGAATTCAGATTTTGCAAAGAGGAGCAAATATGTCTCTTGGCGAGCTGCTGTGGAGTCATCAACTACTGTAGAACAGCTTGCCTTGCAG GTTAGAGAGCTTGACTCTAACATCAGGTGGCATGATATTGGAAACAAAAATCCATCGTCAATTGTGGACAAggaatttaaaaaatcattcaGGCTATTCAAGAAAGTAATTGTCCGTAGGAAGTGCATAGAAGGAGAAGCGGCAAAGTATCTTCTTGATTTTGGCAAGAGGAAAATTATTCCTGAAATTGTTTTAAAGCATGGATCTGTGGTTGAAGAATCCTCCAGTAGGAGGAGGAAATATTGGTTGAATGAATCATATGTTCCATTGTATCTTttgaaaagttttgaagagaaaagaattGCCCGCAGATCTAGTAAGATTAGTTCTGGGAAACCTTCTGATGTTGGTGTTGTAGTGAAGAAACCATCAAAGGAAAGAGGTTTCTCATATCTTTTTGCGAAAGCTGAAAGATCAGAATACCATCAGTGTGCCCACTGTAACAAAGATGTTCCAATCAG GGAGGCTGTGTGCTGTCAGTATTGCAAGG GATTTTTTCATAAAAGGCATGTGAGGAAGACGGCTGGTTCCGTCACTGCTGAATGTATGTACACATGCCACAGATGCCTTGGTGCGAAATATGTGAAACTTGACTCGAAAGTGGGGAAGAGTGATGGAAAGAGAGGgagaaacaagaagaaaaatatGAGTGCTCAGCATCAAAGGTCAAAAAAGGCTTCTGTAGGTTGCAGGTCAGTGCGAGTTAAAAGCAGTAAAAAAGAAGTGAAGGGCCCATGGTCTCTACgatcacaaaagaaaaagaaagtagCTGTTGTTGTGCCTCTTCGTCGTTCACCTAGGAAAGCTAAATGCAACTCTttgcaaaataaaaaagttgGAGGAATCAAGAAAGATAAACAGGTCAAATCCAAAAAAGCAACATATAAGAAACCAACAAAGGTTACTTCATGGCGCAAGAAGAGGACACAGACTTATCGTAGTTACTGGATTAATGGTCTTCTATTGTCTAGAAAGCCAGATGATGAACGCGTTGCCAATTTTAAGAGTAAAAGTTTTGTTGCCTCTGCCAAGAGTGATATACTTGATCAACCCAAGTGCCATCTTTGCTGTGAAGGTGGATATACATCTACCTTGAATTATATTTCTTGTGAGAGGTGTGGAG AGTGGTTTCATGCAGATGCTTTTGGACTTGATGTGGAGAAAAGCGATAAGCTTATTGGATTTAGGTGCCATGTGTGCCGTAAAAGTACCCCTCCTGTTTGCCCACAAGTATCAACCAAAAGAAGACGTGATATTCGCAATGAACTCTCTGGGGAAGCAACCAATGCTGTCTCACAATGTGAGGGATTGCAAAATGATACTCGGAATGAACTTTCTGAGGGAGCAACACATAATGGCCTGCATTCAAGTGAGGTGGACCAAAATGTTGTCCAGAATGAACATTCTGAGGAAGCAACAAATATCCGGCACCCAAGTGAGATAAATTCATTGCAAGATTTGCTTGCAAATGAGGATAATCAAGTTTCATTTCCTGTTGATGAGCCTTTCCATAGGAAGGAGCAATATTCAGATCATAGTTTTGCCCCTGGATCTAGGTTTGAGGTGAGCAATGGGCAGTTACCTGATTATGTGAAGGAGAATACTGGTGAAACTCAAATTTCTAACAAGAAATTGAATTCAGAACTCATATCATGTAATGGAAATCATACGCCCAAAGAGAATACAATTGAACCAGAACAAGATGCTATTGTAACTTCATTTGATAAATTGCAAACCTCTTCCTgcaatgatgatgtggatgtgATACAAACTGAACTGGCACCATCAGGGTGTGAGCCCCCATCTTGA